A window of Eubacteriaceae bacterium ES3 contains these coding sequences:
- a CDS encoding histidine phosphatase family protein — MKLVLVRHVETFGNVERRLNGHTESEYTDKGEKMKEILVKYLVELDQKFNFDSIFSSPISRAYKIAESVGSELSKDVTVDERLKEFNFGIFEGKTRDESIRDHQSEWDAWMDNYLDYQVPKGQSQREYQNLCRAFLDELEAEKTHLIVAHGGTIHSLVTNLMELPIESKWHFDIKLGSITTLNVFDGFAQLTHMGTPPYDELIVEVKDVSDDI, encoded by the coding sequence ATGAAACTGGTTTTAGTAAGACATGTGGAGACTTTCGGTAACGTAGAGCGCCGTTTAAACGGCCATACGGAATCTGAGTATACAGATAAAGGCGAAAAAATGAAAGAAATTCTGGTTAAGTATCTGGTTGAGCTTGATCAGAAGTTTAATTTTGACAGTATTTTTTCCAGTCCGATATCACGGGCCTATAAAATTGCCGAGTCTGTGGGCAGTGAGCTGTCAAAAGACGTGACCGTTGATGAACGCTTAAAAGAATTTAATTTTGGAATATTTGAAGGCAAAACCAGAGATGAAAGCATTAGAGATCATCAAAGCGAATGGGATGCCTGGATGGACAATTATCTGGATTATCAGGTGCCAAAGGGCCAGAGTCAGCGGGAGTATCAGAACTTGTGCCGGGCCTTTTTAGATGAACTGGAAGCCGAAAAAACCCATCTGATTGTGGCCCATGGCGGAACCATTCACAGCCTGGTTACCAATCTGATGGAGTTGCCGATTGAGAGTAAATGGCATTTTGACATCAAGCTTGGATCGATTACGACCCTCAATGTTTTTGACGGATTTGCTCAATTAACCCATATGGGAACACCACCCTATGATGAACTGATAGTCGAGGTGAAAGATGTTAGTGACGATATTTGA